The following coding sequences lie in one Musa acuminata AAA Group cultivar baxijiao chromosome BXJ3-1, Cavendish_Baxijiao_AAA, whole genome shotgun sequence genomic window:
- the LOC135628217 gene encoding peroxidase 47-like, with the protein MIASHLMELLLLIELLLFGVQLSVASLTSNYYAAICPFAEFIVRNTVNQALRSDATLAGGLLRLHFHDCFVQGCDGSVLIDSTEDNTAEKDSPANLSLRGYEVIDQAKQMLENQCPGVVSCADIVALAARDAVFMSGGPYYDVAKGRKDGRRSRIEDTINLPPPTLNSTDLIEMFAKHGFTVQELVALSGAHTLGAARCSSFKKRLSNFDPNNDVDPTLDSNYARMLSRSCSAGDDTQVGFDFTRTRFDVNYYYALQGRMGLLTSDQTLYTNPQTQYIVNGYAMNQASFFSDFQQAMIKMGSLNVKEGNQGEIRRNCRQVN; encoded by the exons ATGATTGCTTCTCATCTGATGGAGTTGCTGCTGCTGATTGAGCTGCTACTTTTCGGAGTTCAGCTTAGCGTGGCATCTTTGACTTCAAATTATTATGCTGCGATCTGCCCTTTCGCTGAGTTCATCGTGAGGAACACAGTGAACCAGGCGTTGCGTAGTGATGCCACTCTTGCTGGAGGTCTTCTGAGGCTACACTTTCACGATTGTTTTGTCCAG GGATGTGATGGATCGGTTCTCATCGATTCTACCGAGGATAACACCGCAGAGAAGGACTCTCCTGCGAACCTGAGTCTACGTGGATACGAGGTCATAGATCAGGCCAAGCAAATGCTCGAGAATCAATGCCCCGGAGTTGTTTCATGTGCAGATATCGTTGCACTGGCAGCCAGAGATGCAGTTTTTATG TCTGGAGGTCCCTACTACGACGTAGCAAAGGGAAGAAAGGATGGGAGACGTTCCAGAATAGAAGACACCATCAACCTGCCTCCGCCAACCTTAAATAGCACAGACCTCATCGAGATGTTTGCTAAGCATGGGTTTACCGTTCAGGAACTGGTGGCCTTGTCTG GTGCTCACACTCTGGGCGCTGCGAGGTGCTCCTCGTTCAAGAAACGGCTGAGCAACTTCGACCCCAACAACGACGTGGATCCAACGCTGGATTCGAATTACGCGAGGATGCTGTCGAGATCATGCAGCGCAGGAGATGATACACAAGTGGGCTTCGATTTCACCAGGACCAGGTTTGACGTCAACTACTACTACGCACTGCAAGGGAGGATGGGGCTGCTCACCTCGGACCAAACACTGTACACCAACCCTCAAACGCAGTACATCGTCAACGGCTACGCGATGAACCAAGCCAGTTTCTTCTCCGATTTCCAGCAAGCAATGATCAAGATGGGGTCTCTAAATGTCAAAGAGGGCAATCAAGGAGAGATCAGGAGGAACTGCCGGCAAGTCAACTGA